A window from Streptomyces griseiscabiei encodes these proteins:
- the serS gene encoding serine--tRNA ligase, with product MIDLRLLREDPDRVRASQRARGEDVALVDSLLSADERRRSSGVRFDELRAEQKSLGKLIPKASAEEKAELLKRAEQLKADVKAADAERDAADTETQQLLLQLGNLVHPDVPVGGEEDFVTLETHGDIRDFAAEGFEPKDHLELGTILGAIDTERGAKVSGSRFYFLTGVGALLELALVNAAIAQATAAGFTPMLTPALVRPQSMAGTGFLGQAAQDVYHLDKDDLYLVGTSEVALAAYHMDEIIDADRLPLRYAGFSPCFRREAGSHGKDTRGIFRVHQFDKVEMFSYVAPEDSQAEHQRLLDWEKQWLTSLELPFRVIDVASADLGSSASRKFDCEAWIPTQGKYRELTSTSDCTEFQSRRLQIRVRDGKQVKPLATLNGTLCAVPRTIVAILENHQQADGSVRVPEVLRPYLGGREVLEPVAK from the coding sequence GTGATTGACCTTCGCCTGCTCCGTGAGGACCCCGACCGTGTGCGCGCGTCCCAGCGCGCCCGTGGAGAGGACGTCGCGCTCGTCGACTCCCTCCTGTCCGCCGACGAGCGGCGCAGGTCCTCCGGCGTCCGCTTCGACGAGCTCCGCGCCGAGCAGAAGTCGCTCGGCAAGCTGATCCCCAAGGCCTCCGCCGAGGAGAAGGCCGAGCTGCTCAAGCGCGCGGAACAGCTCAAGGCCGACGTCAAGGCCGCCGACGCCGAGCGCGACGCGGCCGACACCGAGACCCAGCAGCTCCTGCTCCAGCTCGGCAATCTCGTCCACCCCGACGTCCCCGTCGGCGGCGAGGAGGACTTCGTCACGCTGGAGACGCACGGCGACATCCGCGACTTCGCGGCCGAGGGCTTCGAGCCGAAGGACCACCTGGAGCTCGGCACGATCCTCGGTGCCATCGACACCGAGCGCGGCGCCAAGGTCTCCGGCTCGCGCTTCTACTTCCTGACGGGCGTCGGCGCCCTCCTCGAACTCGCCCTGGTCAACGCCGCGATCGCCCAGGCCACCGCGGCCGGCTTCACCCCGATGCTGACCCCCGCGCTGGTCCGCCCGCAGTCGATGGCCGGCACCGGCTTCCTCGGCCAGGCCGCCCAGGACGTGTACCACCTCGACAAGGACGACCTCTACCTGGTCGGCACCTCCGAGGTCGCGCTGGCGGCGTACCACATGGACGAGATCATCGACGCCGACCGCCTCCCCCTGCGCTACGCGGGCTTCTCCCCCTGCTTCCGCCGCGAGGCCGGTTCGCACGGCAAGGACACCCGGGGCATCTTCCGCGTCCACCAGTTCGACAAGGTCGAGATGTTCTCGTACGTCGCGCCGGAGGACTCGCAGGCGGAGCACCAGCGCCTGCTGGACTGGGAGAAGCAGTGGCTGACCTCGCTCGAACTGCCCTTCCGGGTCATCGACGTCGCCTCCGCCGACCTCGGCTCCTCGGCCTCGCGCAAGTTCGACTGCGAGGCGTGGATCCCGACCCAGGGCAAGTACCGCGAGCTGACCTCGACCTCCGACTGCACCGAGTTCCAGTCGCGCCGGCTGCAGATCCGCGTCCGTGACGGCAAGCAGGTCAAGCCGCTCGCCACGCTGAACGGCACACTCTGCGCCGTCCCTCGCACGATCGTGGCGATCCTGGAGAACCACCAGCAGGCCGACGGTTCCGTCCGTGTCCCCGAGGTCCTGCGCCCGTACCTGGGTGGCCGCGAGGTGCTGGAGCCGGTAGCCAAGTGA
- the pheA gene encoding prephenate dehydratase encodes MPASYVYLGPEGTFTEVALRTLPESATRELVPVVSVPAALDAVRNGEAEAAFVPIENSVEGGITTTLDELVAGAPLMIYREVLLSITFALLVRPGTKLSDIKTVTAHPAAQPQVRNWMKANLPSDVVWESAASNADGARLVQEGRYDAAFAGEFAASRYGLEPLQTEIHDAENAQTRFVLVGRPARPAAPTGSDKTSVVIWQRDDHPGGLRDLLGEFAVRGVNLMLLQSRPTGEGIGNYCFAIDAEGHISDRRVAEALMGLKRICLQVRYLGSYPRADAATAKVRPTLPGTSDAEFVAAADWVARCQDGRF; translated from the coding sequence ATGCCAGCCAGCTACGTGTACCTCGGTCCCGAGGGCACCTTCACCGAGGTCGCCCTGCGCACGCTGCCGGAGTCCGCGACCCGCGAACTCGTCCCGGTGGTGTCGGTGCCCGCCGCACTCGACGCCGTCCGCAACGGCGAGGCCGAGGCCGCGTTCGTCCCGATCGAGAACTCCGTGGAGGGCGGCATCACGACCACGCTCGACGAGCTGGTCGCCGGCGCCCCGCTGATGATCTACCGCGAGGTGCTCCTCTCGATCACCTTCGCGCTGCTGGTCCGGCCGGGCACCAAGCTCTCGGACATCAAGACGGTCACCGCGCACCCGGCCGCCCAGCCGCAGGTCCGCAACTGGATGAAGGCCAACCTCCCGTCCGACGTCGTCTGGGAGTCCGCCGCCTCCAACGCCGACGGCGCCCGCCTCGTGCAGGAGGGCCGCTACGACGCCGCCTTCGCGGGTGAGTTCGCGGCCTCCCGGTACGGCCTGGAGCCCCTGCAGACCGAGATCCACGACGCGGAGAACGCCCAGACCCGGTTCGTCCTGGTCGGCCGCCCGGCCCGGCCCGCCGCCCCGACCGGCTCCGACAAGACCTCCGTCGTCATCTGGCAGCGCGACGACCACCCCGGTGGACTGCGCGATCTGCTCGGCGAGTTCGCCGTCCGCGGTGTCAACCTCATGCTGCTGCAGTCCCGCCCAACCGGCGAGGGCATCGGCAACTACTGCTTCGCCATCGACGCCGAGGGCCATATCTCCGACCGCCGGGTGGCCGAGGCGCTGATGGGCCTCAAGCGGATCTGCCTCCAGGTCCGCTACCTCGGTTCGTACCCGCGTGCGGATGCCGCCACCGCGAAGGTGCGGCCCACGCTGCCGGGCACCTCGGACGCCGAGTTCGTGGCCGCCGCGGACTGGGTGGCGCGCTGTCAGGACGGCCGGTTCTAG
- the efeB gene encoding iron uptake transporter deferrochelatase/peroxidase subunit has protein sequence MGDPAGNSSEGPISRRRLLGTAGATGLALGAVGGATGYAVGAASGSSSASPSSAAGKVTPLSSLGSGEVRFHVKHQPGITTPLQARGHLVAFDLAAGSGRKEAAALLRRWSDTAQRLMAGEAAAQDDTDIARDAGPSSLTVTFGFGHSFFARTGLDKQRPESLDPLPDFSSDQLDRTRSNGDLWVQIGADDALVAFHALRAIQKDAGGAARVRWQMNGFNRSPGATAHPMTARNLMGQIDGTRNPKPAESDFDERIFVPANASPGTSGDPEWMANGSYAVVRRIRMLLDDWEQLSVKEQEDVIGRRKSDGAPLSGGAKAIETTAMDLEKTDAQGDLLVPINAHARITRPDQNGGAAMLRRPFSFHDGIDAKGVPDAGLLFVCWQADPLRGFVTVQRKLDRGDALSKFIRHESSGLFAVPGGAAEGEYVGQGLLEG, from the coding sequence ATGGGCGACCCGGCCGGGAACTCCTCGGAGGGACCGATCTCCCGGCGCCGTCTGCTCGGCACGGCCGGCGCCACGGGCCTCGCGCTGGGCGCGGTGGGCGGCGCCACGGGGTACGCGGTCGGCGCCGCTTCCGGGTCCTCGTCGGCCTCCCCGTCCTCCGCGGCCGGGAAGGTCACCCCCCTGTCCTCCCTCGGCTCGGGGGAGGTGAGGTTTCACGTGAAACATCAGCCGGGGATCACCACGCCGCTCCAGGCCCGTGGCCACCTCGTCGCGTTCGATCTGGCGGCCGGGTCGGGGCGGAAGGAGGCCGCCGCCCTGCTGCGCCGCTGGTCGGATACGGCACAGCGACTCATGGCGGGTGAGGCAGCAGCCCAGGACGACACGGACATCGCCCGTGACGCGGGGCCGTCGTCGCTGACCGTCACCTTCGGTTTCGGGCACAGCTTCTTCGCCCGTACGGGTCTGGACAAGCAGCGCCCGGAGTCCCTGGACCCGCTGCCCGACTTCTCCTCGGACCAGCTCGACAGAACCCGCAGCAACGGCGACCTGTGGGTGCAGATCGGGGCGGACGACGCGCTGGTCGCCTTCCACGCCCTGCGCGCGATCCAGAAGGACGCGGGCGGTGCGGCCCGGGTGCGGTGGCAGATGAACGGCTTCAACCGTTCGCCGGGAGCCACGGCCCACCCCATGACGGCCCGCAACCTGATGGGGCAGATCGACGGCACCCGCAACCCGAAGCCGGCCGAGTCCGACTTCGACGAGCGGATCTTCGTACCGGCGAACGCCTCACCGGGCACCTCCGGCGACCCGGAGTGGATGGCGAACGGCTCCTACGCCGTCGTACGCCGTATCCGCATGCTCCTCGACGACTGGGAGCAGCTCTCGGTCAAGGAGCAGGAGGATGTCATCGGGCGCCGGAAGTCCGACGGCGCGCCGCTGAGCGGGGGCGCGAAGGCGATCGAGACAACCGCGATGGACCTGGAGAAGACCGACGCGCAGGGCGATCTGCTCGTCCCGATCAACGCGCACGCACGGATCACCCGCCCCGACCAGAACGGGGGCGCGGCCATGCTCCGCCGCCCGTTCTCCTTCCATGACGGCATCGACGCGAAGGGGGTCCCCGACGCCGGTCTCCTCTTCGTCTGCTGGCAGGCCGACCCTCTCCGCGGCTTCGTCACCGTGCAGCGCAAACTCGACCGCGGCGACGCCCTGTCGAAGTTCATCCGCCATGAGTCGAGCGGTCTGTTCGCGGTGCCGGGAGGCGCGGCGGAGGGGGAGTACGTGGGGCAGGGGCTGCTGGAGGGCTGA
- a CDS encoding copper resistance CopC/CopD family protein, translating into MLAVVGTLFAGAVPVSAHAALTGSDPQQGSVVKEAPDQVSLTFSESVAMSDGSVRVYDPKGKEADTGKVTDLGGNSYAVGLHSGLPDGTFTVTYQVVSADSHPVSGAFTFSVGAPSKTTVAVPEQEAGGGIVGGLYGFARYLSYAGFILMVGGAAFVLACWQRGAGVRPVQRLVVSGWLTLTTATLAMLLMRGSYTGSGKLGDIFDLDLLGQVLQTKTGAALVSRLLLLAAAALFIAVLFGAYARRDEEPQDEKTEDEAAGETPEGNPADEHDDESHHRDLTFGLAIGGGVVSTGLAASWALAEHASTGIQPGLSMPLDILHLLAVAAWLGGLATLLVALFRAPVDAPIETAAVRRFSRVAFGSVLVLTATGIYQSWRQVGTWSALTGTSYGQLLLVKIGLVAVLVGIAWISRRWTSQLAEAPTEAKAQAETATEAAEDAAAEKKPVVAHASGSSGGSGRTAGGSAEGDSAGGSERAAQLARQQAAVASAREKRIRNADPGRTGLRRSVLAEAGIAVVLLAVTTVLTATEPGRTVEEANAAKAAATQEDETSGALALDMSFDTGGKNGQGVARLQIDPARVGANEMHVYVQGPDGKPFDVPEVKVAFTLEAKKIGPLPVVPDRVTAGHWTANGVQLPMAGDWKIEITVRTSEIDQVTVSKNAKIG; encoded by the coding sequence TTGCTCGCCGTCGTCGGCACCCTGTTCGCCGGTGCCGTGCCCGTCTCCGCGCACGCCGCGCTGACCGGCAGCGATCCACAGCAGGGGTCGGTGGTCAAAGAGGCGCCCGACCAGGTGTCGCTCACGTTCTCCGAGAGCGTCGCGATGTCCGACGGTTCGGTGCGCGTGTACGACCCCAAGGGCAAGGAAGCCGACACCGGCAAGGTCACCGACCTGGGCGGCAACAGCTATGCGGTGGGACTGCACTCGGGCCTGCCCGACGGCACGTTCACCGTCACCTACCAGGTCGTCTCGGCGGACAGCCACCCCGTCTCCGGCGCCTTCACCTTCTCCGTGGGGGCGCCGTCCAAGACGACGGTCGCCGTACCCGAGCAGGAGGCGGGCGGCGGGATCGTCGGCGGTCTCTACGGGTTCGCGCGCTACCTGTCGTACGCCGGGTTCATCCTGATGGTCGGCGGCGCGGCGTTCGTGCTGGCCTGCTGGCAGCGCGGTGCCGGGGTACGGCCCGTGCAGCGGCTGGTGGTCTCCGGCTGGCTCACCCTGACCACCGCCACCCTCGCGATGCTGCTCATGCGCGGCTCGTACACCGGCTCCGGCAAGCTCGGCGACATCTTCGACCTCGACCTGCTCGGGCAGGTCCTCCAGACGAAGACCGGCGCCGCCCTCGTCTCCCGCCTGCTGCTCCTCGCCGCCGCCGCGCTGTTCATCGCGGTGCTCTTCGGGGCGTACGCGCGACGGGACGAGGAGCCCCAGGACGAGAAGACCGAGGACGAAGCCGCCGGAGAGACGCCCGAGGGGAACCCGGCTGACGAGCACGACGACGAGTCCCATCACCGTGACCTCACCTTCGGGCTCGCCATCGGTGGAGGCGTGGTCTCCACCGGTCTCGCCGCGAGCTGGGCGCTGGCCGAGCACGCCTCGACCGGCATCCAGCCAGGCCTCTCGATGCCCCTCGACATCCTCCACCTGCTGGCGGTCGCCGCCTGGCTGGGCGGCCTGGCGACCCTGCTGGTGGCCCTGTTCCGGGCGCCCGTCGACGCACCGATCGAGACCGCGGCCGTACGACGGTTCTCGCGGGTCGCGTTCGGCAGTGTGCTCGTCCTGACCGCGACCGGGATCTACCAGTCCTGGCGCCAGGTCGGCACCTGGTCCGCGCTGACCGGCACCTCGTACGGGCAGCTGCTCCTCGTGAAGATCGGCCTGGTCGCCGTCCTCGTCGGGATCGCGTGGATCTCACGTCGCTGGACCTCGCAGCTGGCGGAAGCGCCGACCGAGGCGAAGGCGCAGGCGGAGACAGCCACGGAGGCAGCGGAGGACGCGGCGGCGGAGAAGAAGCCGGTGGTCGCGCACGCGAGCGGCAGCAGCGGCGGCTCCGGCCGCACGGCCGGCGGAAGCGCCGAGGGAGATTCCGCCGGAGGTTCCGAGCGCGCCGCCCAGCTCGCACGGCAGCAGGCTGCCGTGGCGAGCGCGCGGGAGAAGCGGATACGGAACGCCGACCCGGGCCGTACGGGGCTGCGCCGGTCGGTGCTGGCGGAAGCGGGCATCGCCGTCGTACTGCTCGCCGTCACGACGGTACTGACGGCCACCGAGCCGGGGCGGACGGTCGAGGAGGCCAACGCGGCCAAGGCCGCCGCCACGCAGGAGGACGAGACGTCGGGCGCGCTGGCGCTGGACATGTCGTTCGACACCGGGGGCAAGAACGGCCAGGGCGTGGCCCGGCTGCAGATCGATCCCGCGCGCGTGGGCGCCAACGAGATGCATGTCTACGTCCAGGGCCCCGATGGCAAGCCCTTCGACGTCCCCGAGGTGAAGGTCGCCTTCACCCTGGAGGCCAAGAAGATCGGTCCGCTGCCCGTGGTCCCCGACCGGGTCACCGCCGGCCACTGGACGGCCAACGGGGTGCAGCTCCCCATGGCGGGCGACTGGAAGATCGAGATCACCGTACGGACATCTGAGATCGACCAGGTGACCGTCAGCAAGAACGCGAAGATCGGCTGA
- a CDS encoding copper chaperone PCu(A)C, with amino-acid sequence MKALVRLAGPALITTATLVLTACGSSGSSDESTGGSSAAKLLVKSAYMPQPVTDSLAAGFLVIENDGGTADELTSVTSDIAQDVTVHETAGQSMQEVTGLKVPADGRLVLKSGGNHLMFENLKRKPKEGETVSLRLNFTKSKAITVEMPVKSATYQPTSGH; translated from the coding sequence GTGAAGGCACTCGTCCGCCTCGCCGGGCCCGCCCTGATCACCACCGCCACGCTCGTCCTGACCGCGTGCGGTTCCTCCGGCTCCTCCGATGAGTCCACCGGCGGCTCCTCCGCCGCGAAGCTGCTGGTGAAGTCCGCCTACATGCCCCAGCCCGTGACGGACTCCCTGGCCGCCGGCTTCCTCGTCATCGAGAACGACGGCGGTACGGCGGACGAGCTGACCTCCGTCACCAGCGACATCGCCCAGGACGTCACCGTCCACGAGACGGCCGGGCAGTCGATGCAGGAGGTCACGGGTCTGAAGGTGCCCGCCGACGGCCGGCTCGTCCTCAAGAGCGGCGGAAACCATCTGATGTTCGAGAACCTGAAGCGCAAGCCGAAGGAAGGCGAGACGGTGTCCCTGCGGTTGAACTTCACCAAGTCCAAGGCCATCACGGTCGAGATGCCCGTGAAGTCGGCGACGTACCAGCCGACCAGCGGACACTGA
- a CDS encoding SCO family protein, with product MRTNTKKKTFAAGALLAAAVLTLSACGTGDGSTTSVAEVSDTGPRKAATVLDQPFTKPDLVLTDTKGKAYDLRKETEGKPTLIYFGYTNCPDVCPLTMNNLAVAKKEVAKKVSKSELANLRLVFVTTDPERDTPAELGKWLKGIDSEIVGLTGDFDEIQAGARTLGISINPPTKDKNGKTISEHGTQVIAFSPKTDGGYVLYGEDATVQDYEKDLPKLLKGEKP from the coding sequence ATGCGTACGAACACGAAGAAGAAGACGTTCGCGGCCGGCGCCCTGCTGGCCGCGGCCGTCCTCACCCTCTCGGCCTGCGGCACGGGCGACGGCTCCACGACCTCGGTCGCCGAGGTCTCCGACACCGGGCCGCGCAAGGCCGCCACCGTCCTCGACCAGCCGTTCACCAAGCCGGACCTGGTCCTCACCGACACGAAGGGCAAGGCGTACGACCTCCGCAAGGAGACCGAGGGCAAGCCGACGCTGATCTACTTCGGCTACACCAACTGCCCCGACGTCTGCCCGCTGACCATGAACAACCTCGCGGTCGCGAAGAAGGAGGTGGCGAAGAAGGTGTCGAAGTCGGAGCTGGCGAACCTCCGGCTCGTCTTCGTCACCACCGACCCCGAGCGGGACACCCCGGCGGAGCTCGGCAAGTGGCTCAAGGGCATCGACTCCGAGATCGTCGGTCTGACCGGCGACTTCGACGAGATCCAGGCCGGCGCCCGCACCCTCGGCATCTCCATCAACCCGCCGACCAAGGACAAGAACGGCAAGACGATCTCGGAGCACGGCACCCAGGTCATCGCCTTCTCGCCGAAGACCGACGGCGGCTATGTGCTGTACGGCGAGGACGCCACCGTGCAGGACTACGAGAAGGATCTGCCGAAGCTGCTCAAGGGTGAGAAGCCGTGA
- a CDS encoding YcnI family copper-binding membrane protein, whose amino-acid sequence MKVSRIAAVGALAGSAVLVLSGPAFAHVSVAAEGTAAKGGYATVNFKVPNERDDATTTKLEVNFPTDHPLASAQPEAIPGWEIKVTKAKLDKPVELHGEQIDEAVSKITWTADGAGIKAGFFQKFPVSIGQLPENTDELVFKAIQTYSNKEVVRWIEVPKDGEEEPDNPAPVLALSAASDDHHGSSASAASDESKDAKDDAKNAEAASNETTAAPADSSDTTARVLGIVGIVVGAAGVAYGVLAGRRRTNA is encoded by the coding sequence ATGAAGGTTTCTCGTATCGCCGCCGTCGGCGCCCTCGCCGGTTCCGCCGTCCTCGTGCTGTCCGGCCCCGCGTTCGCGCATGTCAGCGTCGCGGCGGAGGGCACGGCTGCCAAGGGCGGGTACGCGACCGTCAACTTCAAGGTCCCCAACGAGCGGGACGACGCCACGACCACCAAGCTCGAGGTCAACTTCCCGACCGACCACCCGCTCGCCTCGGCCCAGCCGGAAGCCATCCCCGGTTGGGAGATCAAGGTCACCAAGGCCAAGCTCGACAAGCCGGTCGAACTGCACGGCGAGCAGATCGACGAGGCCGTCTCCAAGATCACCTGGACCGCCGACGGCGCCGGCATCAAGGCGGGCTTCTTCCAGAAGTTCCCGGTCTCCATCGGCCAGCTCCCCGAGAACACCGACGAACTGGTCTTCAAGGCGATCCAGACGTACTCCAACAAGGAGGTCGTCCGCTGGATCGAGGTGCCGAAGGACGGCGAGGAGGAGCCCGACAACCCGGCGCCGGTGCTCGCGCTGTCCGCCGCCTCCGACGATCACCACGGCTCGTCCGCCTCCGCCGCCTCCGACGAGTCCAAGGACGCCAAGGACGACGCCAAGAACGCCGAGGCCGCGTCGAACGAGACCACCGCCGCGCCCGCCGACAGCAGCGACACCACCGCCCGCGTCCTCGGCATCGTCGGCATCGTCGTCGGTGCCGCGGGAGTGGCGTACGGCGTCCTGGCCGGCCGTCGCCGCACGAACGCCTGA
- a CDS encoding ATP-binding protein — translation MSIWWSLHLRREAASVPLARRLLIGTMETAGVDPDVSYDLSVALSEACANAVEHGGALAAGAATEAYRVTAYLDGETCRIEVDDTGPGFPHRQPVRPAHTDAENGRGLCLIRELADHVHIGNKPGRGGAIVSFDKILKWREDAPLVAV, via the coding sequence ATGAGCATCTGGTGGTCACTCCATCTGCGGCGTGAGGCTGCGAGCGTGCCGCTCGCCCGGCGGCTGCTGATCGGCACGATGGAGACGGCGGGCGTCGACCCGGACGTCTCCTACGACCTCTCCGTCGCCCTCAGCGAGGCCTGCGCCAACGCGGTCGAGCACGGCGGCGCGCTCGCGGCCGGCGCCGCCACCGAGGCGTACCGGGTCACCGCCTATCTCGACGGCGAGACGTGCCGGATCGAGGTCGACGACACGGGCCCCGGCTTCCCGCACCGCCAGCCGGTCCGCCCGGCCCACACCGACGCCGAGAACGGCCGCGGTCTCTGTCTCATCCGCGAACTCGCCGACCATGTCCACATCGGCAACAAACCGGGCCGCGGCGGCGCGATCGTCAGCTTCGACAAGATCCTCAAGTGGCGCGAGGACGCACCGCTGGTGGCGGTGTAG
- a CDS encoding alpha/beta fold hydrolase yields MQATVRTSDGRRLAVQDSGPQTGRPVFLLHGTPGSRFGPAPRERVLYHLGVRLIAFDRPGYGDSDRLPGRTVSAVVADVARIADALGIGRFAVVGRSGGAPHALACAALLPERTTRVAALVSLAPRDAPGLDWFEGMTESNVREYVNASIGRNRVTTTLGLRSLSILADPAGSVAEMTSQLPESDRWIVADAGIQDMLERNFAEGLRSSADGWVDDVMAFSTGWSFDLGQISTPVLLWHGEDDIFAPVEHTRWLGRNIPGARVEVEPGAAHFGALRVMTRVLSWLVR; encoded by the coding sequence ATGCAGGCAACAGTGCGTACGTCGGACGGGCGTCGGCTGGCGGTCCAGGACAGTGGGCCGCAGACCGGTAGGCCGGTGTTTCTGCTGCACGGTACTCCCGGCAGCAGATTCGGCCCCGCGCCGCGTGAGCGGGTGCTCTACCACCTGGGCGTCCGGCTGATCGCCTTCGACCGGCCGGGCTACGGGGACTCCGACCGGCTGCCGGGTCGCACGGTGAGCGCCGTGGTCGCCGACGTGGCGCGCATCGCGGACGCGCTCGGCATCGGCCGCTTCGCCGTGGTCGGCCGCTCGGGCGGCGCCCCGCACGCGCTGGCCTGCGCCGCACTGCTGCCGGAACGGACGACACGGGTGGCCGCGCTGGTCAGCCTCGCTCCCCGGGACGCGCCGGGGCTCGACTGGTTCGAGGGCATGACCGAGTCGAACGTGCGCGAGTACGTCAACGCGTCGATCGGCCGCAACCGGGTGACGACGACACTGGGGCTCCGCTCGCTGTCGATCCTCGCCGATCCGGCCGGTTCGGTCGCCGAGATGACCAGCCAACTGCCCGAGTCCGACCGGTGGATCGTCGCGGATGCCGGAATCCAGGACATGCTGGAGCGCAACTTCGCCGAGGGCCTGCGCAGTTCGGCGGACGGGTGGGTGGATGACGTCATGGCGTTCAGCACTGGCTGGAGCTTCGATCTGGGGCAGATCTCCACGCCGGTGCTGCTCTGGCACGGTGAGGACGACATCTTCGCGCCCGTGGAGCACACACGCTGGCTGGGCCGGAACATCCCCGGTGCCCGGGTCGAGGTCGAACCGGGCGCCGCGCACTTCGGGGCATTGCGGGTGATGACGCGTGTGCTGAGCTGGCTCGTCAGGTAG